From Bradyrhizobium symbiodeficiens, the proteins below share one genomic window:
- a CDS encoding YihY/virulence factor BrkB family protein produces MKAIRTIYDVAMDAFYTFLADDGWAIASHIALSTLMALFPFLIVLTSLAGFFGSKELADQAASLMLQIWPKQVADSISGEVHDVLTTTRTGLFTIGAVLSVYFASNGVEALRVALNRAYAVVEMRPWYWLRLESIGYTLVAAFTALAMAFLIVLGPLLIEAARSHIPLFVESNERILTGIRYGITVGALVVALLILHAWLPAGRRSFVQILPGIVFTIVASLISGIVFGQYLARFANNYVTMYAGLASVIIALVFLYFIAAIFVYGGELNAAIIKSRLPHGVSLQAAQSLAPAETQA; encoded by the coding sequence GTGAAAGCGATCCGCACCATCTACGACGTCGCGATGGACGCGTTCTACACGTTCCTGGCCGACGACGGCTGGGCGATCGCGAGCCACATCGCGCTGTCGACGCTGATGGCGCTGTTCCCGTTCCTGATCGTGCTGACCTCGCTCGCGGGCTTCTTCGGCTCCAAGGAACTCGCCGACCAGGCCGCCAGCCTGATGCTGCAGATCTGGCCCAAGCAGGTCGCCGATTCGATCTCGGGCGAGGTGCATGACGTGCTGACCACGACCCGTACCGGCCTATTCACCATCGGCGCAGTGCTGTCGGTCTATTTCGCCTCCAACGGCGTCGAGGCGCTGCGGGTTGCGCTCAACCGCGCCTACGCGGTGGTGGAGATGCGGCCCTGGTACTGGCTGCGGCTGGAGTCGATCGGCTACACGCTGGTCGCAGCCTTCACCGCGCTCGCCATGGCGTTCCTGATCGTGCTCGGCCCTCTGCTCATCGAAGCTGCGCGCAGCCACATCCCGCTGTTCGTGGAGTCCAACGAGCGGATTTTGACTGGCATCCGCTATGGCATCACCGTCGGCGCGCTGGTGGTGGCGCTGCTGATCCTGCACGCCTGGCTGCCGGCAGGACGGCGCAGCTTCGTCCAGATCCTGCCCGGCATCGTCTTCACCATCGTGGCGTCGCTGATCTCGGGCATCGTGTTCGGACAATATCTGGCGCGCTTCGCCAACAACTACGTGACGATGTATGCGGGGCTCGCCTCGGTGATCATCGCGCTGGTGTTTTTGTACTTCATCGCCGCGATCTTCGTTTACGGCGGCGAGCTCAACGCCGCGATCATCAAGTCGCGGCTTCCTCACGGCGTGTCGCTTCAAGCAGCGCAGTCGCTAGCGCCCGCGGAGACACAGGCTTGA
- a CDS encoding twin transmembrane helix small protein, which yields MASLLSTFILPVAAGAVALVLLLGLINMMRGGSPNTSQKLMRWRVLLQFVAIVIAMLAVWAMGR from the coding sequence ATGGCATCTCTCCTGAGTACTTTCATCCTGCCGGTGGCAGCCGGCGCCGTGGCGTTGGTGCTGCTGCTCGGGCTCATCAACATGATGCGCGGCGGCTCGCCCAACACCTCGCAGAAGCTGATGCGCTGGCGCGTGCTGCTTCAGTTCGTGGCGATCGTCATCGCGATGCTCGCGGTCTGGGCGATGGGGCGGTAA
- a CDS encoding cob(I)yrinic acid a,c-diamide adenosyltransferase has product MVLLNRIYTKTGDDGTTALGTGERRPKYDLRIEAYGTVDETNAAIGVVRLHTADMPDLDAMLGRIQNDLFDLGADLAVPEREGKAERLRVVASQVERLERDIDALNDKLAPLTSFVLPGGTPAAAHLHVARTICRRAERVIVELAARPEEQVGAAGIQYMNRLSDFLFVASRAANGHGAGDVLWVPGQNR; this is encoded by the coding sequence ATGGTCTTGCTCAATCGCATCTACACCAAGACCGGTGACGACGGCACGACGGCGCTCGGAACCGGCGAGCGGCGTCCGAAATACGATCTGCGCATCGAGGCCTACGGCACTGTCGACGAGACCAACGCCGCGATCGGCGTCGTCAGGCTTCATACCGCAGACATGCCAGATCTCGATGCGATGCTAGGCCGCATCCAGAACGATCTGTTCGACCTTGGCGCCGACCTCGCGGTGCCGGAACGCGAAGGCAAAGCCGAGCGGCTGCGGGTGGTGGCGAGCCAGGTCGAGCGGCTCGAGCGCGACATCGACGCGCTCAACGACAAGCTCGCGCCGCTGACCTCCTTCGTGCTTCCGGGCGGCACGCCGGCTGCGGCCCATCTCCATGTGGCGCGTACGATATGCCGCAGGGCGGAACGGGTGATCGTGGAACTGGCGGCCCGACCCGAGGAGCAGGTCGGCGCGGCTGGCATCCAATATATGAACCGTCTGTCGGACTTCCTGTTCGTGGCCAGCCGAGCCGCCAACGGTCATGGCGCTGGCGACGTGCTCTGGGTTCCAGGCCAGAACCGCTGA
- a CDS encoding electron transfer flavoprotein subunit beta/FixA family protein translates to MKVLVPVKRVVDYNVKVRVKSDGSGVELANVKMSMNPFDEIAVEEALRLKEAGKATEVVVVSIGPAQASETIRTGLAMGADRGILVKADGAVEPLAVAKILKKVADEEQPGLIILGKQAIDDDSNQTGQMLAALLGWSQATFASKLEVEGSDFKVTREVDGGLQTVKLKGPAIVTTDLRLNEPRYASLPNIMKAKKKPIADKTVADYGVDVAPRLEVVKTTEPAGRKAGVKVKDVAELVSKLKNEAGVL, encoded by the coding sequence ATGAAGGTTCTTGTGCCGGTAAAGCGGGTGGTCGATTACAACGTCAAGGTCCGCGTCAAGAGCGATGGATCGGGCGTTGAACTCGCCAACGTCAAGATGTCGATGAACCCGTTCGACGAGATCGCGGTCGAGGAAGCGCTGCGCCTGAAGGAAGCCGGCAAGGCGACCGAAGTCGTGGTGGTCTCCATTGGACCGGCGCAGGCGTCGGAGACGATCCGCACGGGTCTTGCCATGGGCGCCGATCGCGGCATCCTGGTGAAAGCGGACGGCGCGGTCGAGCCGCTCGCGGTCGCCAAGATCCTGAAGAAGGTTGCGGACGAAGAGCAGCCCGGCCTGATCATCCTCGGCAAGCAGGCGATCGACGACGACAGCAATCAGACCGGCCAGATGCTGGCTGCGCTGCTCGGCTGGTCGCAGGCGACGTTCGCCTCGAAGCTCGAGGTCGAAGGTTCTGACTTCAAGGTCACCCGCGAAGTCGATGGCGGCCTCCAGACCGTGAAACTGAAGGGACCGGCGATCGTCACCACCGATCTGCGTCTCAACGAGCCGCGCTATGCCTCGCTGCCGAACATCATGAAGGCCAAGAAGAAGCCGATCGCGGACAAGACCGTCGCCGATTACGGCGTCGACGTCGCTCCCCGTCTCGAGGTCGTCAAGACGACGGAGCCGGCGGGCCGCAAGGCGGGCGTCAAGGTCAAGGACGTCGCCGAGCTGGTGTCGAAACTCAAGAACGAAGCCGGGGTGCTCTGA
- a CDS encoding electron transfer flavoprotein subunit alpha/FixB family protein, translating to MTTLLIAEHDNASVKDSTNKALTAAAALGADVEVLVAGQDAKAAADAAAKLAGVKKVLLADGELYAHDLAEPLAALIVSLASGYDAIVAPATSRFKNVMPRVAALLDVMQVSEIIKVVAPDTYERPIYAGNAIQTVKSKDAKKVITVRTSTFAAAGEGGSAPVETVAAAADPALSSFIGEEVAKSDRPELTSAKIIVSGGRAMQSRENFAKYIEPLADKLGAGVGASRAAVDAGYAPNDWQVGQTGKVVAPELYVAIGISGAIQHLAGMKDSKVIVAINKDEDAPIFQVADYGLVADLYQAVPELTAELGKLGK from the coding sequence ATGACGACGCTGCTGATTGCCGAACACGACAATGCGTCGGTGAAGGATTCGACCAACAAGGCACTGACCGCGGCCGCCGCGCTCGGCGCTGATGTCGAGGTCCTCGTTGCCGGCCAGGACGCCAAGGCCGCGGCGGATGCCGCCGCCAAGCTTGCCGGCGTCAAGAAGGTGCTGCTCGCCGACGGCGAGCTCTACGCACACGATCTCGCCGAGCCGCTGGCCGCGCTGATCGTCTCGCTCGCCTCGGGCTACGATGCCATCGTCGCGCCCGCGACCTCGCGCTTCAAGAACGTGATGCCGCGCGTCGCCGCCCTGCTCGACGTCATGCAGGTTTCGGAGATCATCAAGGTTGTCGCCCCCGACACCTATGAGCGCCCGATCTATGCCGGCAACGCCATCCAGACGGTGAAGTCCAAGGACGCCAAGAAGGTCATCACGGTCCGCACCTCCACCTTCGCCGCAGCCGGCGAGGGTGGCAGCGCGCCGGTCGAGACCGTCGCGGCGGCCGCCGATCCGGCCCTGTCGTCCTTCATCGGCGAGGAGGTCGCCAAGAGCGACCGTCCCGAGCTGACCTCGGCCAAGATCATCGTCTCCGGTGGCCGTGCCATGCAGAGCCGCGAGAATTTTGCCAAGTACATCGAGCCGCTCGCTGACAAGCTTGGGGCCGGTGTCGGTGCCTCGCGCGCGGCGGTCGACGCCGGCTATGCGCCGAACGACTGGCAGGTCGGCCAGACCGGCAAGGTGGTGGCCCCCGAGCTCTATGTCGCCATCGGCATTTCCGGCGCGATCCAGCATCTGGCCGGCATGAAGGACTCCAAGGTGATCGTCGCGATCAACAAGGACGAGGACGCGCCGATCTTCCAGGTTGCCGATTACGGCCTGGTCGCCGATCTCTACCAGGCGGTTCCGGAGCTGACGGCCGAACTCGGCAAGCTCGGCAAGTAA
- a CDS encoding 3-hydroxybutyryl-CoA dehydrogenase, with product MAAVIKKVGVIGAGQMGNGIAHVAALAGFDVVLNDVSSDRLKSGMATINGNLARQVSKKGVTEDDKAKAIARISLAEKLDGLADCDLVIETAVEKEEVKRKIFHELCAVLKPEAIVASDTSSISITRLAAATDRPERFIGIHFMNPVPLMELVELIRGIATDDATFEASKEFVAKLGKQVAVSEDFPAFIVNRILLPMINEAIYTLYEGVGNVEAIDAAMKLGAHHPMGPLELADFIGLDTCLSIMQVLHEGLADSKYRPCPLLVKYVEAGWLGRKTQRGFYDYRGAKPVPTR from the coding sequence ATGGCGGCAGTGATCAAGAAGGTCGGCGTGATCGGCGCGGGGCAGATGGGCAACGGCATCGCGCATGTCGCGGCGCTGGCCGGCTTCGACGTGGTGCTCAACGACGTCTCGTCCGACCGTCTCAAATCGGGCATGGCCACCATCAATGGCAATTTGGCGCGCCAGGTCTCCAAGAAGGGAGTCACCGAGGACGACAAGGCCAAGGCGATCGCCCGTATCTCGCTCGCCGAGAAGCTCGACGGTCTCGCCGACTGCGATCTCGTGATCGAGACTGCGGTCGAGAAGGAAGAGGTCAAGCGCAAGATCTTCCACGAGCTCTGCGCAGTGTTGAAGCCCGAGGCGATCGTCGCCTCCGACACGTCCTCGATCTCGATCACCCGGCTGGCCGCCGCCACCGACCGGCCCGAGCGCTTCATCGGCATTCACTTCATGAATCCGGTGCCGCTGATGGAGCTGGTGGAGCTGATCCGCGGCATCGCCACCGACGATGCGACCTTCGAGGCGTCCAAGGAATTCGTCGCCAAGCTCGGCAAGCAGGTCGCGGTCTCCGAGGATTTCCCGGCCTTCATCGTCAACCGCATCCTGCTGCCGATGATCAACGAGGCGATCTACACGCTGTATGAAGGCGTCGGCAATGTCGAGGCGATCGACGCGGCGATGAAGCTCGGCGCCCACCATCCGATGGGCCCGCTGGAGCTCGCCGATTTCATCGGCCTCGATACCTGCCTCTCGATCATGCAGGTGCTGCATGAGGGGCTGGCGGATTCCAAATACCGCCCGTGTCCGCTGCTGGTGAAATACGTCGAGGCCGGCTGGCTCGGCCGCAAGACCCAGCGCGGGTTCTACGATTACCGCGGCGCCAAGCCGGTTCCGACGCGCTAA
- the tlpA gene encoding thiol:disulfide interchange protein TlpA yields the protein MLDKKPSATRRVPLVIATVAIGGLAGFAALYGLGLSRAPSGDPACKPAVATAQKIAPLAHGELAALTMASAPLKLPDLAFEDSDGRPKKLSDFRGKTLLVNLWATWCVPCRKEMPALDELQGKLSGPNFEVVAINIDTRDPEKPKTFLKEANLTRLGYFNDQKAKVFQDLKSIGRALGMPTSVLVDPQGCEIATIAGPAEWASEDALKLIRAATGKAAAAL from the coding sequence ATGCTCGACAAGAAGCCCTCCGCCACGCGCCGGGTCCCCCTCGTCATCGCCACGGTGGCGATCGGAGGGCTGGCCGGCTTCGCCGCGTTGTACGGGCTGGGCCTGAGCCGGGCACCGTCAGGCGATCCGGCCTGCAAGCCGGCGGTGGCGACGGCGCAAAAGATCGCCCCCCTCGCCCATGGCGAGCTGGCGGCGCTGACCATGGCGAGCGCGCCCCTCAAGCTGCCCGACCTCGCCTTCGAGGATTCCGACGGCAGGCCGAAAAAGCTGTCCGATTTCCGCGGCAAGACGCTGCTGGTGAACCTCTGGGCCACCTGGTGCGTGCCGTGCCGGAAGGAAATGCCGGCGCTGGACGAGCTCCAGGGCAAGCTGTCGGGCCCTAATTTCGAGGTGGTGGCGATCAATATCGACACCCGCGACCCCGAGAAGCCGAAGACGTTCCTGAAAGAGGCCAATCTGACCAGGCTCGGCTACTTCAATGATCAAAAAGCCAAGGTGTTTCAGGACCTTAAATCGATAGGCCGGGCCTTGGGCATGCCGACCTCGGTGCTGGTCGATCCGCAAGGCTGTGAGATCGCGACGATCGCGGGGCCGGCGGAATGGGCGAGCGAGGACGCGCTCAAGCTGATCCGGGCGGCGACGGGCAAGGCCGCCGCAGCACTCTAG
- the argH gene encoding argininosuccinate lyase: MSNKMWGGRFSERPDEIMEEINVSIDVDRHLFAQDIAASKAHAAMLASQGIITGSDAKNIGKGLDTILSEIGNGGFEFKRALEDIHMNVESRLTELIGPAAGRLHTARSRNDQVATDFRLYVRDVLDETDAALAAFQAALVNRALEHAATVMPGFTHLQTAQPVTFGHHLLAYVEMAGRDRGRFQDARKRLNESPLGAAALAGTSFPIDRHATAKALGFDRPMANSLDAVSDRDFVLETLSAASICAVHMSRFAEEIVIWTSPLVGLIRLSDKFTTGSSIMPQKRNPDAAELVRAKTGRVIGALNGLLIVMKGLPLAYQKDMQEDKQGAMEGFAALSLAIRAMTGMVRDLEPDEARMKAAAGEGYATATDLADWLVRTLKMPFREAHHVTGRIVAKAAEGGVALHELPLKEMQAIEPKITKDVLGVLSVESSVKSRTSFGGTAPKNVASQAKAWAKRLEKERKLG, translated from the coding sequence ATGAGCAACAAGATGTGGGGCGGCCGGTTCTCGGAACGTCCCGACGAGATCATGGAAGAGATCAACGTCTCCATCGACGTCGATCGTCACCTGTTCGCCCAGGACATTGCCGCGTCCAAGGCCCACGCTGCGATGCTTGCCAGCCAGGGCATCATCACGGGCTCTGATGCGAAAAATATCGGCAAGGGTCTAGACACGATTTTGTCAGAAATCGGCAACGGCGGCTTCGAGTTCAAGCGCGCACTCGAGGACATTCACATGAATGTCGAGAGCCGCCTGACCGAGCTGATCGGCCCGGCCGCCGGCCGCCTGCACACCGCGCGCTCGCGCAACGACCAGGTCGCGACCGATTTCCGTCTCTATGTCCGTGACGTCCTCGACGAGACCGACGCGGCGCTGGCCGCGTTCCAGGCCGCGCTGGTCAATCGCGCGCTGGAGCATGCCGCAACAGTGATGCCCGGCTTCACCCATCTGCAGACCGCGCAGCCCGTGACCTTCGGCCATCATCTGCTCGCGTATGTCGAGATGGCCGGGCGCGATCGCGGCCGTTTCCAGGACGCGCGCAAGCGGCTGAACGAATCCCCGCTCGGCGCCGCCGCGCTCGCCGGCACCTCGTTCCCGATCGACCGCCACGCCACCGCCAAGGCGCTCGGCTTCGACCGCCCGATGGCGAACTCGCTCGACGCGGTCTCCGACCGCGACTTCGTGCTGGAGACGCTGTCGGCGGCCTCGATCTGCGCCGTGCACATGTCGCGCTTTGCCGAGGAGATCGTGATCTGGACCTCGCCGCTGGTCGGCCTGATCCGGCTCAGCGACAAGTTCACCACGGGATCCTCGATCATGCCGCAGAAACGCAATCCGGATGCCGCCGAGCTGGTGCGCGCCAAGACCGGCCGCGTCATCGGCGCGCTCAACGGTCTCCTGATCGTGATGAAGGGCCTGCCGCTCGCCTATCAAAAGGACATGCAGGAGGACAAGCAGGGCGCCATGGAGGGCTTCGCCGCGCTGTCGCTGGCGATCCGCGCCATGACCGGCATGGTCCGCGACCTCGAGCCCGACGAAGCCAGGATGAAGGCGGCCGCGGGCGAGGGCTACGCCACCGCGACCGACCTCGCCGACTGGCTGGTGCGGACGCTGAAAATGCCGTTCCGCGAGGCCCATCATGTCACCGGCCGCATTGTCGCCAAGGCCGCCGAGGGCGGCGTCGCCCTGCATGAGCTACCGCTCAAGGAGATGCAGGCGATCGAGCCAAAAATCACCAAGGACGTGCTCGGCGTACTCTCGGTCGAATCGTCGGTGAAGAGCCGCACCAGCTTCGGCGGCACCGCGCCGAAGAACGTGGCGTCGCAGGCGAAGGCCTGGGCGAAGCGGCTGGAAAAGGAGCGAAAATTGGGCTGA
- the lptM gene encoding LPS translocon maturation chaperone LptM: MTSKFRPAGSVWAIIVLSLTALALAGCGRKGPLDLPPTASSASTANVAAPTDTDTAAQKTSSMFNPTSSGADAEPAAAKGRKKPFILDPLLDEPPGKR, translated from the coding sequence GTGACGTCAAAGTTTCGCCCGGCCGGCTCGGTGTGGGCCATCATTGTCTTGAGCCTGACGGCGCTTGCGCTGGCCGGCTGCGGCCGCAAGGGTCCGCTGGATCTGCCGCCGACGGCCTCCAGCGCGTCCACGGCCAACGTCGCAGCTCCAACCGACACCGACACCGCAGCCCAGAAGACGTCGAGCATGTTCAATCCCACTTCATCAGGTGCGGATGCCGAGCCCGCGGCGGCCAAGGGCAGGAAGAAACCGTTCATTCTCGATCCGCTCTTGGACGAACCTCCCGGCAAGAGATAA
- the lysA gene encoding diaminopimelate decarboxylase has translation MNHFDYRNGVLHAEAVNLSELAATVGTPFYCYSTATLERHYRVFTEAFAGEKVLVCYAMKANSNQSVLRTLAKLGAGADVVSGGELKRALAAGIPASKIVFSGVGKTEAELRAALAADILCLNVESEPELELLSRLATEAGKTARISLRVNPDVDAGTHAKISTGKSENKFGIPIVHAREVYARAAKLPGIEVTGTDVHIGSQITDLSGMETAFRILSEFVQTLRADGHDIRHVDFGGGLGIPYYMDREAPPAPAAYAAMVKRVSHNLGCTLMFEPGRMIVGNAGILVARVIYVKHGDGKNFVIIDAAMNDLIRPTLYEAHHDILPVKQPAKDAATIRADVVGPVCETGDYLALDRTLPTPAPGDLIAIMTAGAYGAVQAGTYNTRPLVPEVLVKDDQYAVVRPRIEVEQLIAMDTPAPWL, from the coding sequence ATGAATCATTTCGACTATCGCAACGGCGTGCTGCACGCCGAGGCGGTGAATTTGTCCGAGCTGGCCGCGACCGTCGGCACGCCGTTCTATTGCTATTCGACCGCGACGCTGGAGCGGCACTATCGCGTCTTCACCGAGGCCTTCGCCGGAGAGAAGGTGCTGGTCTGCTACGCCATGAAGGCGAACTCCAACCAGTCGGTGCTGCGCACGCTGGCCAAGCTCGGCGCCGGCGCCGACGTGGTCTCCGGCGGCGAGTTGAAGCGCGCGCTGGCGGCCGGCATTCCCGCCAGCAAGATCGTCTTCTCCGGCGTCGGCAAGACGGAAGCAGAGCTGCGCGCCGCGCTCGCCGCCGACATCCTCTGTCTCAACGTCGAATCCGAGCCGGAGCTCGAACTGCTGTCGCGCCTGGCCACCGAGGCCGGCAAGACCGCGCGGATCTCGTTGCGCGTCAATCCCGATGTCGACGCCGGCACCCACGCCAAGATCTCGACCGGCAAGTCCGAGAACAAGTTCGGTATCCCGATCGTGCATGCCCGCGAGGTCTATGCCCGCGCCGCAAAACTCCCGGGCATCGAGGTAACAGGCACCGACGTGCATATCGGCAGCCAGATCACCGACCTCTCCGGCATGGAGACGGCGTTCCGCATCCTCTCCGAATTCGTGCAGACGCTGCGCGCCGACGGCCACGATATCCGTCATGTCGATTTCGGCGGCGGCCTCGGCATCCCCTATTACATGGACCGCGAGGCGCCGCCGGCACCGGCGGCCTATGCCGCCATGGTCAAGCGCGTCAGCCACAATCTCGGCTGCACGCTGATGTTCGAGCCGGGCCGCATGATCGTCGGCAATGCCGGCATCCTGGTCGCCAGGGTGATCTATGTGAAGCACGGCGACGGCAAGAATTTCGTGATCATCGACGCCGCGATGAACGACCTGATCCGTCCGACGCTGTACGAGGCGCATCACGACATCCTGCCGGTGAAGCAACCCGCCAAGGACGCCGCGACAATCCGGGCCGATGTCGTCGGCCCAGTCTGCGAGACCGGCGACTATCTCGCGCTCGACCGCACGCTGCCGACGCCCGCGCCCGGCGATCTCATCGCCATCATGACGGCGGGCGCCTACGGCGCGGTGCAGGCCGGCACCTACAACACGCGGCCGCTGGTGCCGGAGGTGCTGGTGAAGGACGATCAGTACGCGGTCGTACGCCCGCGCATTGAGGTCGAGCAGTTGATCGCGATGGATACGCCCGCGCCGTGGCTGTGA
- a CDS encoding NAD(P)-dependent oxidoreductase — protein MDIGFIGLGNMGLPMARRLIEAGHRLVVFDTRKEVTDKLVAVGATAATSPKDVADRVETVMASLPSLQASLEVATGANGVIAGSRAKRFIDLSTVGSAMAVKIHGLLAERNIVQIDCPVSGGVGGAEKGTLAVMVSGPKAEFELLKPALDVIGKVFFIGEKPGAAQTMKLANNFLSATAMVATSEAVVMGVKAGLDPAVMIDVINAGSGMNTASRDKFPRAVLPRSFDFGFATGLMVKDVRLALEEMKQLGLSMEVADAVGRLWETVISAEGAESDFTAAIKPIEKKAGVVVGGKASGFAGK, from the coding sequence ATGGACATCGGATTCATCGGGCTCGGAAACATGGGTTTGCCGATGGCGCGGCGGTTGATCGAGGCAGGCCACAGGCTCGTCGTGTTCGACACGCGCAAGGAGGTCACGGACAAGCTCGTGGCGGTCGGCGCGACGGCGGCGACATCGCCGAAGGACGTTGCCGACCGGGTCGAGACCGTGATGGCGAGCCTGCCCTCGCTGCAGGCTTCGCTCGAGGTTGCAACCGGAGCGAACGGCGTGATCGCGGGCAGCCGGGCAAAGCGCTTCATCGATCTTTCCACCGTCGGCTCCGCGATGGCCGTGAAGATTCACGGCCTGCTCGCCGAACGTAACATCGTGCAGATCGACTGCCCCGTCTCCGGCGGCGTCGGCGGAGCCGAGAAGGGCACGCTGGCGGTGATGGTCTCAGGGCCGAAGGCGGAATTCGAGCTGCTCAAGCCGGCGCTCGACGTGATCGGAAAAGTGTTCTTCATTGGCGAGAAGCCCGGCGCTGCCCAGACCATGAAGCTCGCCAACAATTTCCTCTCGGCCACCGCGATGGTGGCGACGTCGGAAGCCGTGGTGATGGGCGTGAAAGCCGGGCTCGATCCCGCCGTGATGATCGACGTCATCAATGCCGGCTCGGGCATGAACACCGCGAGCCGCGACAAGTTTCCGCGCGCGGTGCTGCCGCGCAGCTTCGACTTCGGCTTCGCCACCGGGCTGATGGTGAAGGACGTGCGGCTGGCGCTGGAGGAGATGAAGCAGCTCGGCCTGTCGATGGAGGTCGCCGACGCGGTCGGGCGGTTGTGGGAGACCGTAATCAGCGCGGAAGGCGCCGAGTCGGATTTCACCGCGGCGATCAAGCCGATCGAGAAGAAGGCGGGGGTGGTGGTTGGCGGGAAAGCCAGCGGATTTGCGGGGAAGTAG
- a CDS encoding carboxymuconolactone decarboxylase family protein, with translation MDKKMHDKGLEVRKAVLGEAYVSNALKNVDDFNRPFQEMLNEYCWGTVWGREELPRKTRSMLNIAMIAILNRQHEFRAHLKGALTNGVSREEIREILMQVAIYGGMPAAVDSFRIAREVFAEIDGKA, from the coding sequence ATGGACAAGAAGATGCACGACAAGGGCCTGGAAGTCCGCAAAGCAGTGCTGGGCGAGGCCTATGTCAGCAACGCCCTGAAGAACGTCGACGATTTCAACCGCCCGTTCCAGGAGATGTTGAACGAATATTGCTGGGGCACGGTGTGGGGCCGCGAGGAGCTGCCGCGCAAGACCCGCAGCATGCTCAACATCGCCATGATCGCGATCCTGAACCGCCAGCACGAGTTTCGCGCGCATCTGAAGGGCGCGCTGACCAACGGCGTCAGCCGCGAGGAGATCCGCGAGATCCTGATGCAGGTCGCGATCTATGGCGGCATGCCCGCCGCAGTCGACAGTTTCCGCATCGCGCGGGAGGTGTTTGCGGAGATCGACGGCAAGGCGTGA